In a single window of the Micromonospora sp. WMMD1155 genome:
- a CDS encoding GlsB/YeaQ/YmgE family stress response membrane protein → MEIAGFFSAIIIGLIIGVLGRLILPGKQNLSFLVTLAVGVVAAIVGTLVAGALGVDDTAGIDWIELGLQLAFAVAGVAILDRTYGRRTH, encoded by the coding sequence ATGGAAATCGCTGGCTTCTTCAGCGCGATCATCATCGGCCTGATCATCGGCGTGCTGGGACGCCTGATCCTGCCGGGTAAGCAGAACCTGTCATTCCTGGTGACGCTCGCCGTCGGCGTTGTCGCCGCGATCGTCGGCACGCTGGTCGCCGGGGCTCTCGGCGTGGACGACACCGCAGGGATCGACTGGATCGAACTGGGCCTGCAGCTCGCCTTCGCCGTGGCCGGCGTCGCGATCCTCGACCGCACCTACGGCCGCCGCACGCACTAG